The Rhizobium sp. BG4 genome has a window encoding:
- a CDS encoding cytochrome b/b6 domain-containing protein, giving the protein MTTTEKRAEGGSPSNTAPRMIKVWDPIVRIFHWTIVAACTLNLFVLEEGKYWHRVTGYVVAAAIFIRIIWGFVGTKHARFRDFLPTPAKVRKQVRGIMTRSEDRYIGHNPLASTMMLVLIGLLAATALTGWMTTLDAFWGEKWLEQLHGTIANSIMVLVFIHAGAAIIESWRHRENLVWSMVTGRKKL; this is encoded by the coding sequence ATGACCACAACTGAGAAGAGAGCGGAGGGCGGATCGCCCTCCAATACCGCACCGCGGATGATCAAGGTCTGGGACCCGATTGTTCGCATTTTCCACTGGACGATCGTCGCCGCCTGTACCCTCAACCTCTTTGTCCTTGAAGAGGGCAAATATTGGCATCGCGTGACCGGATATGTCGTTGCCGCCGCAATTTTCATCCGGATCATATGGGGCTTTGTCGGCACAAAGCACGCTCGCTTCCGTGACTTCCTGCCAACCCCGGCCAAGGTCAGGAAACAGGTCCGCGGGATCATGACGCGCAGCGAGGACCGATATATCGGTCACAACCCGCTCGCTTCCACCATGATGCTTGTGCTGATCGGTTTGCTCGCAGCCACGGCCCTGACCGGCTGGATGACGACGCTTGATGCCTTCTGGGGAGAAAAATGGCTGGAGCAATTGCATGGGACCATTGCCAACAGCATTATGGTGCTTGTTTTCATTCATGCCGGCGCCGCCATCATCGAAAGTTGGAGACACCGGGAGAATTTGGTCTGGTCGATGGTAACGGGTCGCAAGAAACTATGA
- a CDS encoding PepSY domain-containing protein: protein MKLKLIAALAMSAATPAVAFASPSCTTEPKSKWMSEDAMKAKIDALGYKVKTFEITGSCYEIYGKDKDGKRAEVYFNPVSGEIVQKGD from the coding sequence ATGAAGCTGAAACTCATCGCTGCACTTGCAATGTCTGCTGCAACTCCGGCCGTCGCCTTCGCCAGCCCGAGCTGCACAACGGAACCGAAGTCCAAATGGATGTCCGAGGACGCCATGAAGGCCAAGATCGATGCGCTTGGTTACAAGGTCAAGACGTTTGAGATCACCGGCAGCTGCTACGAGATCTACGGCAAGGACAAGGACGGCAAGCGCGCCGAAGTCTACTTCAACCCGGTGTCCGGCGAGATCGTTCAGAAGGGTGATTAG
- the arsH gene encoding arsenical resistance protein ArsH: MSETFPALQDDHLQPIAPESLQPAFSTHKPRILILYGSLREVSYSRLLAFEVRRLLERLGCEVRIFDPAGLPLPDEAPVSHPKVQELRDLSLWSEGQVWISPERHGAMTGIMKAQIDWIPLSLGSVRPTQGKTLAVMEVSGGSQSFNAVNQLRILGRWMRMITIPNQSSVAKAFQEFDTDGRMKPSSYYDRVVDVCEELVKFTLMTRDASSYLTDRYSERKEEAAELEKRVSLKSI; this comes from the coding sequence TTGTCTGAGACATTTCCCGCTTTGCAGGACGACCATCTTCAGCCCATCGCACCGGAATCTCTGCAGCCGGCATTCTCGACTCACAAGCCGAGAATCCTGATCCTGTATGGATCGCTACGGGAAGTGTCCTATAGCCGCCTCCTTGCATTCGAAGTCCGTCGGCTGCTTGAACGCCTCGGATGCGAGGTTCGGATATTCGATCCGGCGGGATTGCCGCTCCCGGACGAGGCACCCGTCAGCCATCCCAAGGTTCAGGAACTGCGCGACCTTTCCCTATGGTCGGAAGGCCAGGTGTGGATCAGCCCGGAGCGCCACGGCGCGATGACCGGCATCATGAAGGCGCAGATCGACTGGATCCCGCTGTCGCTCGGCTCCGTCCGTCCGACGCAGGGCAAGACGCTGGCGGTGATGGAGGTCTCCGGCGGTAGCCAGTCCTTCAACGCTGTGAACCAGTTGCGCATCCTCGGCCGCTGGATGCGGATGATCACCATTCCCAATCAGAGCAGCGTTGCGAAGGCGTTTCAGGAATTCGACACCGATGGCCGGATGAAACCATCTTCCTACTATGACCGCGTCGTCGATGTCTGCGAGGAACTGGTGAAGTTCACGCTCATGACCCGCGATGCCTCGTCCTACCTCACCGACCGATATAGCGAGCGGAAGGAAGAAGCAGCCGAGCTGGAGAAGCGGGTTTCGCTCAAGTCGATCTGA
- the arsC gene encoding arsenate reductase (glutaredoxin) (This arsenate reductase requires both glutathione and glutaredoxin to convert arsenate to arsenite, after which the efflux transporter formed by ArsA and ArsB can extrude the arsenite from the cell, providing resistance.) has translation MDATIYHNPACGTSRNTLALIRAAGIEPTVIEYLQNPPSREQLSKMIADAGLTVREAIREKDTPYAELGLNHPGRTDEQLLDAMIATPILINRPLVVTPLGTRLARPSEIVLDILPADAFKGPFTKEDGEQVLDREGKPIV, from the coding sequence ATGGACGCCACCATCTATCACAATCCGGCCTGCGGCACGTCTCGCAACACGCTGGCGCTGATCCGTGCCGCCGGGATCGAACCCACCGTCATCGAGTACCTGCAGAACCCGCCCTCGCGCGAGCAGCTCTCGAAGATGATCGCAGATGCCGGCCTGACGGTCCGCGAAGCGATCCGTGAGAAGGACACGCCCTATGCGGAACTCGGCCTCAACCATCCGGGCCGAACGGATGAGCAGTTGCTGGACGCGATGATTGCCACCCCGATCCTGATCAACCGGCCACTCGTCGTCACGCCGCTGGGCACCCGGCTGGCTCGCCCGTCGGAGATCGTGCTCGACATCCTGCCTGCCGACGCCTTCAAAGGACCGTTCACGAAGGAAGACGGCGAACAGGTCCTCGACCGGGAAGGAAAGCCCATTGTCTGA
- the arsB gene encoding ACR3 family arsenite efflux transporter, producing MSTFGRYLTVWVFLCIAVGVALGHLMPGVFQVIGGAEIAKLNIPVAVLIWLMIIPMLLKVDFRSLARVGSYWRGIGVTLIINWAIKPFSMALLGWLFVGWLFRPYLPADRIDSYIAGLIILAAAPCTAMVFVWSNLTRGEPLFTLSQVALNDAIMVVAFAPIVGVLLGLSAITVPWATLALSVALYIVVPVIIAQVLRNYLTADGATGALDRLLANLHPLSLVALLATLVLLFAFQGEQIIAQPAIIALLAVPILIQVYLNSGLAYLLNRMAGERHCVAGPSALIGASNFFELAVAAAISLFGFQSGAALATVVGVLIEVPVMLSVVWIVNRSKGWYEASPAVSRNTTIERP from the coding sequence ATGTCGACATTTGGACGATACCTGACTGTTTGGGTCTTCCTCTGCATCGCCGTCGGCGTTGCTCTTGGTCACCTGATGCCCGGCGTCTTCCAGGTCATCGGGGGCGCCGAGATTGCCAAGCTCAACATCCCGGTCGCGGTCCTTATTTGGCTGATGATCATCCCTATGCTGCTGAAGGTCGATTTCCGGTCGTTGGCGCGGGTCGGCTCCTACTGGCGCGGGATCGGCGTCACGCTGATCATCAACTGGGCGATCAAGCCATTCTCCATGGCTTTGCTGGGATGGCTTTTCGTCGGCTGGCTATTCCGACCCTATCTGCCGGCCGACCGGATCGACTCTTATATCGCAGGCCTGATCATCCTTGCCGCAGCACCTTGCACGGCCATGGTCTTCGTCTGGTCGAACCTGACGCGGGGTGAGCCGCTGTTCACCCTCTCGCAAGTGGCCTTGAACGACGCGATCATGGTCGTCGCCTTCGCGCCGATCGTCGGCGTGCTGCTCGGTCTCTCAGCCATCACCGTGCCGTGGGCGACGCTTGCCCTGTCGGTCGCGCTCTACATCGTGGTTCCCGTCATCATCGCCCAGGTGCTGCGGAACTACTTGACAGCCGACGGCGCAACAGGCGCGCTCGATCGCTTGCTTGCGAATCTGCATCCGCTATCGCTCGTGGCGCTGCTCGCCACGCTCGTGCTTCTTTTCGCCTTCCAGGGCGAGCAGATCATCGCTCAGCCGGCCATCATAGCGTTGTTGGCCGTGCCGATCCTGATCCAGGTCTATCTTAACTCCGGACTGGCCTACCTCTTGAACCGCATGGCAGGCGAGCGTCACTGCGTCGCGGGGCCGTCAGCGCTCATCGGTGCCAGCAACTTCTTCGAACTTGCGGTTGCCGCCGCCATTAGCCTCTTCGGGTTTCAGTCGGGCGCGGCACTCGCCACCGTCGTCGGTGTCCTGATCGAGGTGCCCGTAATGCTATCGGTCGTCTGGATCGTGAACCGCTCGAAGGGTTGGTACGAGGCATCGCCCGCCGTTTCCCGCAACACCACCATCGAAAGGCCCTGA